The proteins below come from a single Desulfitobacterium metallireducens DSM 15288 genomic window:
- the istA gene encoding IS21 family transposase, with translation MTNYREILRLISQGISQRSIAVSCECSRNTVAKVVKRSNELNITWPLNPDRTNGELHKLFYPESTLPPTRKRPDNEYIHKEMAKSGVTLSLLWNEYCESCRLSNEIPLMYTQFCYHYQQYVAKTKATMHIGRKPGEQMEVDWAGQTASLVDTDTGESIAAYIFVAVLPYSQYAYVEAFLNQGQESWITAHVNAYKYFGGVTRILVPDNLKTGVERSSWYTPIINKSYHEMAEHYGTAVIPARVRKPKDKPSVEGTVGTISTWIVAALRRQQFFSLPELNLAIREKLEAFNSKPFQKKTGSRQSVFREEEKALLLPLPAVPYELAVWKVATVQFNYHVTVEKMHYSVPYEYIKHKVDVRITRYVVEVFFNNHRICSHPRLHGRPGQYSTVTEHMPEDHQKYTAWNGERFVFWAENVGKHTAVVVKAILSSHRIEQQGYKSCMGLLKLADKYSVSRLEAACEKALSYTPNPSYKSIQTIIKTGQDKIVKEEPVNPEKSSNSFGFTRGADYYRRNS, from the coding sequence ATGACCAATTATCGAGAGATTCTTCGGCTAATTAGCCAAGGAATCAGTCAACGCAGCATCGCAGTGAGCTGCGAATGCTCACGCAACACTGTTGCCAAGGTGGTGAAACGATCCAACGAGCTTAATATTACTTGGCCGTTAAACCCAGATCGGACGAATGGTGAATTGCACAAGCTTTTCTATCCTGAATCCACATTACCTCCTACCCGAAAGCGCCCGGATAATGAGTACATTCATAAAGAAATGGCGAAAAGCGGAGTAACGCTCAGTCTGCTTTGGAATGAATACTGCGAATCCTGCAGACTCAGCAATGAGATTCCCCTCATGTATACTCAGTTTTGCTACCATTATCAGCAGTATGTGGCGAAGACCAAAGCGACCATGCATATCGGACGAAAGCCTGGCGAACAAATGGAGGTCGACTGGGCAGGCCAAACGGCAAGCCTCGTGGATACGGATACAGGAGAGAGCATTGCTGCCTACATATTTGTAGCTGTTCTACCGTACAGTCAATATGCTTATGTGGAAGCTTTTCTGAATCAAGGCCAAGAATCCTGGATTACAGCTCATGTCAATGCCTACAAGTATTTTGGAGGCGTTACACGGATTCTTGTACCGGATAATCTGAAGACCGGTGTGGAACGCTCCTCATGGTATACGCCCATAATCAACAAGTCTTATCACGAAATGGCCGAGCACTATGGGACCGCTGTTATTCCTGCTCGGGTAAGAAAGCCCAAGGATAAACCCAGTGTTGAAGGGACGGTTGGCACCATTTCCACCTGGATCGTTGCGGCTCTCCGTCGTCAACAATTCTTTTCTCTTCCAGAACTTAACCTGGCGATACGAGAGAAACTGGAGGCCTTCAACAGTAAACCGTTTCAGAAGAAAACGGGAAGCCGTCAGAGCGTATTTCGAGAAGAAGAGAAAGCCCTGTTACTACCTCTTCCCGCAGTACCCTATGAATTAGCAGTTTGGAAGGTTGCCACCGTCCAATTTAACTATCATGTTACTGTAGAGAAAATGCATTACAGCGTCCCTTATGAATACATCAAACACAAAGTCGATGTCCGAATCACCCGTTATGTAGTTGAAGTGTTTTTTAATAATCACCGGATATGTTCCCATCCTCGCTTGCATGGTCGTCCCGGACAATACAGCACAGTTACGGAACATATGCCGGAAGACCATCAAAAGTATACAGCATGGAATGGCGAACGCTTCGTATTTTGGGCAGAAAACGTTGGTAAACATACCGCCGTGGTAGTGAAGGCAATCTTGTCTTCTCACCGTATAGAACAACAAGGCTACAAAAGCTGTATGGGTTTACTCAAACTAGCAGATAAATACTCGGTTAGTCGCTTAGAAGCAGCCTGTGAAAAAGCACTCTCCTACACACCCAACCCCAGCTACAAAAGCATTCAGACCATCATCAAAACGGGACAAGACAAAATCGTCAAGGAAGAGCCGGTTAACCCTGAGAAATCCTCTAACAGCTTTGGTTTTACCCGAGGCGCAGACTACTACAGGAGGAATTCATAA
- the istB gene encoding IS21-like element helper ATPase IstB, with protein sequence MVNETTIGKLNEMRLTAMAESFRQQLQDPSYTALNFEERFGLMVDTEWARRKNNKLTRLIRKADLYFNQACIEDIEYHADRKLDKAQIARLSTCTYIQEKHNIIILGASGAGKTYLSCAFGIAACRNFYTVKYIRLPDLLNELAVARGEGIYKKVMKQYKQVSLLILDEWLLVPLGNSEARDLLEIVEARHKKGSTIFSSQFSPAGWHGKIGEDTLADAILDRIVHDSYTILIDGQDSMRKRKGIQE encoded by the coding sequence ATGGTTAACGAAACAACAATCGGCAAGCTTAATGAAATGCGACTCACTGCTATGGCAGAATCATTTCGCCAACAACTTCAAGATCCATCCTATACCGCATTAAATTTTGAAGAACGATTCGGGCTCATGGTGGACACGGAATGGGCAAGGCGTAAGAACAATAAACTCACTCGCCTCATCCGCAAAGCCGATCTTTACTTTAATCAAGCGTGCATTGAGGATATTGAATATCATGCGGATAGGAAATTGGACAAAGCACAAATCGCTCGGTTATCAACATGTACTTACATCCAAGAAAAACACAACATCATTATCCTTGGTGCTTCCGGCGCAGGAAAAACCTATCTCAGCTGTGCCTTCGGTATTGCCGCCTGCCGCAACTTCTATACAGTGAAGTATATTCGGCTTCCCGATTTACTGAATGAACTGGCAGTAGCACGAGGAGAAGGTATCTACAAAAAAGTAATGAAGCAATACAAGCAAGTCAGTCTGCTCATTCTAGATGAATGGTTACTCGTTCCACTGGGTAATAGTGAAGCACGTGATCTTTTAGAAATCGTGGAAGCGAGACACAAAAAGGGATCAACCATTTTCAGTTCTCAATTTTCACCCGCCGGATGGCATGGCAAAATTGGTGAGGATACTTTAGCTGATGCCATCTTGGACAGAATTGTTCATGATTCCTATACAATCTTGATCGATGGCCAAGATTCCATGCGTAAACGCAAAGGAATACAGGAATAA
- a CDS encoding GLUG motif-containing protein, giving the protein MLGSGTSLDPYQITTLSELDTVRNNLTAYYKLMNDIDASDTINWNSGAGWVPISGFAKEFNGNFHVIDGLYANRPSEQRVGLFDEFFSSTNKVMNLGLSNVNFRGGIDYIGVSSVGGIVGEMVAGSITKCFVTGTIVGNISADGYTGGIAGSVRYTAGCTISDCYSKCNITGRSAGGIAGFSMYNI; this is encoded by the coding sequence ATGTTAGGGAGTGGAACTTCGCTAGACCCTTACCAAATCACAACGCTCTCAGAACTTGACACAGTAAGAAATAATCTAACTGCTTATTATAAACTCATGAATGATATTGATGCATCAGATACTATAAATTGGAATAGTGGAGCAGGGTGGGTTCCAATTAGTGGTTTTGCTAAAGAATTTAATGGCAATTTTCATGTCATAGATGGTCTTTATGCAAATAGACCATCTGAACAACGTGTTGGTTTATTCGATGAATTTTTTAGTAGTACTAATAAGGTAATGAATTTAGGACTTTCAAATGTTAATTTCAGAGGAGGAATAGACTATATAGGTGTTAGTTCTGTAGGTGGAATTGTTGGAGAAATGGTAGCTGGTTCTATTACTAAATGCTTTGTTACAGGAACTATAGTGGGTAATATAAGTGCTGATGGTTATACAGGCGGAATAGCTGGCAGTGTACGATACACTGCCGGTTGTACAATAAGTGATTGTTATTCTAAATGCAATATTACAGGACGTTCAGCAGGTGGCATTGCAGGATTTTCAATGTATAATATTTAG
- a CDS encoding phage major capsid protein: MGATLQTLDGILKNQYLAPLREQVNNDVVVLDLLDKDQDSVVGKNFTIPLHVGGNEGFASVAEGGILPTAGSQQYKECIVPQRYIYSTIEITGPTIKATKSDAGAFIRAVDSEMKGAAKDFKRQLNRMFWGDGTGILSVCGTTTTATTVNVASTKYIRVGMTVDILTSATGAVVANGVAVLSVPSSTTFTVASAVSTASTDAVYIHGSRNIEVMGLQGICSATLPIQTLDPATYAFWKANVLANGGTPRAITEALMQTAMDTTETNSDGSTKAILTSFGVRRAYQSLLTNTRQYMNTMDLKGGKKALDYNGLSLIADKDAPTGKVFFLDTDYLKVYQLSDIDWMQEDGAILSRVAGKDAYGATLYRYLELGCSARNAQTVLADITEA, encoded by the coding sequence ATGGGAGCGACTTTACAAACTTTAGATGGAATTTTGAAAAACCAATATCTTGCACCCTTGCGGGAGCAAGTGAATAATGATGTGGTTGTACTTGATCTTTTAGATAAAGACCAAGATAGTGTAGTGGGTAAGAATTTTACAATTCCTTTGCATGTTGGAGGTAATGAAGGTTTTGCTTCTGTTGCAGAAGGTGGAATTCTTCCTACAGCAGGTTCTCAACAATATAAGGAATGTATTGTTCCTCAACGCTATATTTATTCCACGATTGAAATTACAGGACCGACAATTAAAGCAACTAAATCTGATGCAGGTGCTTTTATTCGTGCGGTAGATTCTGAAATGAAGGGAGCTGCTAAAGACTTTAAACGTCAACTCAATCGTATGTTTTGGGGTGATGGTACTGGTATTCTTTCTGTTTGTGGAACAACTACAACTGCAACTACTGTAAATGTGGCAAGCACCAAGTATATTCGGGTAGGTATGACTGTTGATATTTTAACTTCTGCAACTGGTGCAGTTGTTGCAAATGGTGTTGCAGTTTTATCTGTTCCAAGTTCAACAACTTTTACCGTAGCTTCTGCGGTATCAACTGCTTCAACTGATGCAGTTTATATTCATGGTTCTCGTAATATTGAAGTAATGGGACTCCAAGGAATTTGTTCTGCTACATTACCTATTCAAACTTTAGATCCTGCAACATATGCATTCTGGAAAGCTAATGTTTTAGCTAATGGTGGTACTCCTAGAGCAATTACAGAAGCTTTAATGCAAACTGCAATGGATACAACTGAAACAAATTCTGATGGTTCTACCAAAGCTATTCTAACCTCTTTTGGTGTTCGTAGAGCATATCAATCACTTTTGACCAATACTCGTCAATACATGAATACTATGGATCTCAAGGGTGGTAAGAAGGCTCTTGATTATAATGGTCTTTCTCTTATTGCCGATAAAGATGCACCAACTGGAAAAGTATTCTTCTTGGATACTGATTATCTCAAGGTATATCAATTGAGCGATATCGACTGGATGCAAGAGGATGGAGCAATTCTTTCTCGCGTAGCAGGTAAAGATGCCTATGGTGCTACTTTGTATCGTTATCTAGAACTTGGTTGTTCTGCTCGTAATGCTCAAACTGTATTGGCTGATATTACAGAAGCCTAA
- a CDS encoding IS110 family transposase — protein sequence MNFTQNEKLNQLSESSIVIGVDIASELHYARAFDWRGVELGKVFKFANTAEGFKDCYAWIERLKRQTHKDSIIVGAEPTGHYWFNLASYFKEQSIKLVLVNPFHVKRSKELDDNHPSKTDAKDPKTIAKLVIEGRFNEPYIPEGIYAELRIATACRMRIQKDMNSIKNRIQRWLKIYFPEHETVFAKFDATSSMLVLQEAPLPSDIEKLGAEGINQIWRDNKLRAVGMKRAKSLYEAAQKSIGCTEGEFCSRMEIKLLLQDYHNKTAQYQAITEVIDGLCSQIPEVAKLLEIKGVGLVSVAGFISEVGDIRRFNSPKQIQKLAGLALRESSSGKHKGQTTISKRGRARLRAILFQAVMPLVSNNTEFAEIHKYYTTRNKNPLKKKQSLIALSCKLIRVFYAILTKGIDYDPQKLIKDIHRPVEYLAA from the coding sequence ATGAATTTTACACAAAACGAGAAACTAAATCAACTTTCAGAAAGTAGTATTGTCATTGGAGTGGACATCGCAAGCGAACTTCATTATGCCAGAGCTTTCGACTGGCGAGGAGTAGAGCTAGGGAAAGTATTCAAGTTTGCAAACACTGCAGAAGGATTCAAAGACTGCTACGCATGGATTGAACGGCTAAAAAGGCAGACACATAAGGACTCCATAATAGTAGGCGCAGAGCCAACCGGCCATTACTGGTTCAATCTAGCATCATATTTTAAAGAGCAAAGCATTAAGCTAGTCCTGGTCAATCCATTTCACGTAAAACGTAGTAAAGAACTGGATGACAATCATCCGAGCAAAACGGATGCCAAGGATCCTAAAACAATCGCTAAGCTGGTGATCGAGGGCAGATTCAATGAGCCTTACATTCCGGAAGGGATCTATGCGGAATTGCGAATAGCTACGGCTTGCAGAATGCGCATACAAAAGGATATGAATAGCATAAAAAATCGCATCCAGCGGTGGCTAAAAATATACTTTCCCGAGCATGAAACGGTGTTTGCTAAATTTGATGCCACAAGTAGCATGCTGGTGCTGCAAGAAGCCCCTCTACCCAGCGATATTGAAAAACTTGGAGCAGAAGGAATAAACCAAATTTGGAGGGACAACAAACTGAGGGCAGTGGGTATGAAAAGGGCTAAGAGCCTGTATGAAGCTGCTCAAAAGAGCATTGGTTGCACCGAAGGAGAGTTTTGTTCCCGAATGGAAATCAAGCTATTACTCCAAGACTATCATAATAAAACAGCACAATATCAAGCGATCACAGAGGTCATTGATGGTTTGTGCAGTCAAATACCAGAAGTAGCAAAGCTACTTGAAATTAAAGGTGTGGGACTGGTTTCAGTAGCTGGTTTTATCTCTGAGGTTGGAGACATTAGACGCTTTAATTCTCCGAAGCAGATTCAAAAACTTGCCGGATTGGCCTTGCGAGAAAGCAGCTCAGGCAAGCACAAAGGACAGACCACGATCAGCAAACGGGGGCGAGCGCGACTGAGGGCAATTCTATTTCAAGCGGTGATGCCACTAGTCTCTAACAACACAGAGTTTGCAGAGATACATAAGTATTACACGACAAGAAACAAGAATCCTCTCAAAAAGAAACAATCGCTAATCGCCTTAAGCTGTAAACTGATTCGGGTATTCTATGCAATATTAACGAAAGGCATAGACTACGACCCGCAAAAGCTAATTAAAGACATCCATCGTCCCGTTGAGTATTTAGCAGCGTAA